A single window of Solanum dulcamara chromosome 5, daSolDulc1.2, whole genome shotgun sequence DNA harbors:
- the LOC129888349 gene encoding pseudo histidine-containing phosphotransfer protein 2-like: MQRQATSMKRNLFNQEYLDEQFNELEELQDDDNHNFVEEVVNLFFTDSVRLIRNVDLALENRPYDFGRLDDLMHQFKGSSSRFESIPYSINNSINETCFPS; this comes from the exons ATGCAACGCCAAGCTACCTCCATGAAGAGAAATCTCTTCAATCAG GAATACCTAGATGAACAATTTAATGAGCTGGAAGAACTGCAAGATGATGATAACCATAACTTTGTGGAGGAAGTTGTTAACCTATTTTTCACGGATTCAGTTAGATTGATCCGTAATGTTGACCTTGCTCT GGAAAATAGACCTTACGATTTTGGTAGGCTGGATGATTTGATGCACCAATTCAAGGGTAGCAGCTCAAG GTTTGAAAGCATCCCTTATTCCATCAACAATTCAATCAATGAGACTTGTTTTCCTTCCTAA